In Campylobacter vicugnae, a genomic segment contains:
- a CDS encoding ATP-binding protein: MNILENLYQNPPKSREFLERKIHIEGSKILLKGANGSGKSSLILNHLSKFDNFLYIDLDDIRSFGIELNNLNEFIKAKNIKALAIENLKSKIELPICDNIIISTDLNSLHIDGLNQLKIFGLDYEEFILFYRKNYEARTLFSHFLIRGNLAFSPFLSEFETTAFLQKHIKASKGDLNIKILANIANFMHQPLNSFKIYKNLKAHIKLSKDKLYQNIADLEDQNLIKTILHINDSITLKRVYFSDFALKSALSLHKDPKATIANMVFCELLKLKKEIKYSNQIDFIIPNMSYGILILPFLPSELAILKAKKLSNHCNELGLKRVDIISNSQSQTAKFEKITYNVMPFWQWAVGLS; the protein is encoded by the coding sequence TTGAATATCTTAGAAAATTTATATCAAAACCCGCCAAAATCAAGAGAGTTTTTAGAGCGAAAAATACACATAGAAGGCTCTAAAATTCTACTAAAAGGGGCCAATGGAAGTGGCAAAAGCTCATTAATTTTAAATCATTTAAGTAAATTTGATAATTTTTTATATATAGACTTAGATGATATACGAAGTTTTGGTATAGAACTTAATAACTTAAATGAGTTTATCAAGGCTAAAAATATCAAAGCCTTAGCAATTGAAAATCTAAAATCCAAAATAGAACTGCCTATTTGTGATAATATTATCATCTCTACTGATCTAAATTCTTTGCATATAGATGGATTAAATCAGCTTAAAATATTCGGGCTAGATTATGAAGAGTTTATACTATTTTATCGTAAAAATTATGAAGCTAGAACGCTTTTTAGTCACTTTTTAATTCGTGGGAATTTGGCTTTTAGTCCATTTTTAAGCGAATTTGAAACTACAGCATTTTTACAAAAGCATATAAAAGCATCAAAAGGTGATTTAAATATCAAGATATTAGCAAATATCGCAAATTTTATGCATCAACCACTAAATTCATTTAAAATTTATAAAAATTTAAAAGCTCATATAAAGCTTAGCAAAGATAAACTTTATCAAAATATAGCTGATTTAGAAGATCAAAATCTCATAAAAACTATCTTGCATATCAATGATAGTATCACTCTAAAGCGTGTATATTTTAGTGATTTTGCTTTAAAATCAGCTCTTAGCCTACATAAAGATCCCAAAGCAACAATAGCAAATATGGTATTTTGCGAACTTTTAAAGCTTAAAAAAGAGATAAAGTATAGCAATCAAATTGATTTTATCATCCCTAATATGAGTTATGGGATTTTGATTTTGCCATTTTTGCCATCTGAACTTGCAATACTAAAAGCTAAAAAACTAAGCAACCACTGCAATGAACTAGGTCTAAAAAGAGTAGATATAATCTCAAATTCACAAAGTCAAACAGCTAAATTTGAAAAAATCACATATAATGTAATGCCATTTTGGCAGTGGGCTGTAGGGCTTAGTTAA
- a CDS encoding ribonuclease HII: MANICGVDEAGRGALAGELVVCGCAFNSDVSKLNLTDSKKLTPKKREQIYTSLIQQCDFITIYFNNKIIDEIGLSNCLRRALRVIKFHFREYQIIYDGNCNYGIDGIETIIKADAKIPQVSAASIIAKVSRDLQMCRFDSFYPYFGYAKHKGYGVKAHIEALQKYGPNELTRQSFKPKALEASLFGDEI; the protein is encoded by the coding sequence ATGGCTAATATTTGTGGTGTAGATGAAGCCGGTAGAGGCGCTTTAGCTGGTGAGCTAGTTGTATGTGGATGTGCTTTTAATAGCGATGTAAGTAAGTTAAATTTAACTGATTCTAAAAAGCTAACTCCTAAAAAAAGAGAACAAATATATACAAGCTTAATCCAACAATGCGATTTTATAACCATATATTTTAATAATAAAATTATAGATGAAATCGGGCTTAGTAATTGTCTAAGACGAGCTTTAAGGGTGATTAAATTTCACTTTAGAGAATATCAAATAATATATGATGGAAACTGTAATTATGGTATTGATGGGATTGAGACAATTATTAAAGCTGATGCTAAAATTCCACAAGTTAGCGCTGCTAGTATAATTGCTAAAGTTAGTAGAGATTTGCAAATGTGCCGTTTTGATAGCTTTTATCCATACTTTGGCTACGCAAAACATAAAGGCTATGGAGTCAAAGCTCATATAGAAGCACTACAAAAATATGGCCCAAATGAATTAACTAGACAAAGTTTTAAACCAAAAGCACTTGAGGCTTCGCTATTTGGGGATGAAATTTGA
- a CDS encoding DUF475 domain-containing protein — MKYFYSSFILTFLGLVAAYFLGGFIAVYICILLIILEVSLSFDNAVVNARVLRGMSAAWQRRFIIYGIPIAVFGMRFLFPILIVSIAADMQMIQTLNLALNNPDEYHNALSNNKNQIYIFGGAFLLMVFLSFFFEEKEIKWIGILEDNYLIKILTKSKNIILSIAILAGIVLIALTQNPTYAIAYFSAVLLHLGLEMFDEMFSTSGVKSGIMGFLYLEVLDASFSFDGVIGAFAMSQDIFIIMIGLGIGAMFVRSLTIYMVRQKILESFIYLEHGAHYAILALAIIMFIKVFHEVSEIITGTTSLIFIALAFIHSLYKRKFHG, encoded by the coding sequence ATGAAGTACTTTTATTCATCATTTATTTTGACATTTTTAGGACTTGTAGCTGCATATTTTTTAGGCGGGTTTATAGCTGTTTATATATGCATACTTCTTATTATTTTAGAAGTGAGTTTAAGCTTTGATAATGCTGTAGTAAATGCTAGGGTTCTTCGTGGTATGAGTGCTGCGTGGCAAAGAAGATTTATCATATATGGAATTCCTATTGCTGTCTTTGGTATGCGATTTTTATTTCCTATATTAATAGTCTCAATAGCTGCAGATATGCAGATGATTCAAACGCTAAATTTAGCTCTTAACAATCCAGATGAGTATCACAATGCTCTTTCTAATAATAAAAATCAAATTTATATCTTTGGTGGTGCTTTTTTGCTTATGGTTTTTCTCTCATTTTTCTTTGAAGAAAAAGAGATTAAATGGATTGGAATATTAGAGGATAATTATCTAATCAAAATCCTTACTAAATCTAAAAATATAATCTTATCTATTGCCATTTTAGCTGGTATAGTTCTTATTGCATTAACTCAAAATCCAACCTATGCTATAGCATATTTTAGCGCTGTGTTACTTCATCTTGGGTTAGAGATGTTTGATGAGATGTTTAGCACTAGTGGAGTAAAAAGCGGGATAATGGGTTTTTTATATCTTGAAGTTTTAGATGCTAGCTTTAGCTTTGATGGAGTTATTGGAGCTTTTGCTATGAGTCAAGATATTTTTATTATTATGATCGGGCTTGGTATTGGGGCTATGTTTGTAAGAAGTCTTACTATCTATATGGTTAGGCAAAAGATTCTTGAGAGCTTTATATACCTAGAACACGGTGCTCACTATGCAATTTTAGCTCTTGCGATAATAATGTTTATAAAAGTATTTCATGAAGTTAGCGAGATTATTACTGGGACTACTAGCTTGATTTTTATAGCTTTGGCTTTTATTCACTCTTTGTATAAAAGAAAATTTCATGGCTAA
- a CDS encoding AMIN domain-containing protein — MKKIILIASCTLALIARENPFVPDDINITTLDSTNINQNAPQLDKVIAKFPSDARELVSATFSYKSVDGSIKQKSIDINASFDWHDDIVISSQSPVTDEATPALDVSVTTTDEQTKQAAAKQAAPKPLSIPPKIEPPLKSVAFMDLIKFDIFNSKIEIINKDQMIRDFIINKPDKIVIDFKKNVEFSTQTIKVNKGPLKKATIGAHKGYYRVVLFLDGNYHYAIRQSGNGYTLTLR; from the coding sequence ATGAAAAAAATTATTTTAATAGCAAGCTGTACTCTAGCCTTAATAGCTAGAGAAAATCCTTTTGTCCCTGATGATATCAATATCACTACATTAGACTCAACAAATATAAACCAAAACGCTCCACAGCTAGATAAAGTAATAGCTAAATTCCCAAGTGATGCTAGAGAGTTAGTAAGTGCGACTTTTAGCTATAAATCAGTAGATGGTAGCATTAAACAAAAAAGTATTGATATTAATGCAAGCTTTGACTGGCATGATGATATCGTAATCTCATCACAATCACCAGTAACAGATGAAGCCACTCCAGCTCTTGATGTATCAGTAACAACTACTGATGAACAGACCAAACAAGCTGCTGCCAAACAAGCTGCGCCAAAGCCTCTTAGCATACCGCCAAAGATAGAACCACCACTAAAGAGTGTGGCATTTATGGATTTGATAAAATTTGATATATTTAATTCAAAAATTGAGATTATCAATAAAGATCAGATGATAAGAGATTTTATCATTAATAAACCTGATAAAATTGTAATTGATTTTAAGAAAAATGTTGAATTTAGCACACAAACTATAAAAGTCAATAAAGGCCCACTAAAAAAAGCAACAATTGGAGCTCACAAAGGCTATTATAGAGTTGTTTTATTTTTAGATGGTAATTACCACTATGCTATTCGCCAAAGTGGCAATGGATATACATTAACACTTAGATAA
- the eno gene encoding phosphopyruvate hydratase — protein MPVIKDIKAIEVLDSRGNPTIKAFVTLCDGSTGSAIVPSGASTGKREALELRDGGDAFGGKGVLKAIKNVNSMIAEELCGKDALNQKAIDDALIALDGTENFSKIGANAALGVSMAVARAAANSRKLPLYRYLGGANATILPVPMFNIINGGAHANNSVDFQEFMIMPFGFDKFSDALRAAAEIYQTLKKLLNDAGHSTAVGDEGGFAPNLKDNEEPLELIMQAIIKAGYKPNEQIKLALDVAASELYDGKVYKLEGREFTSEQMVEKYAALCEKYPIFSIEDGLSEDDWNGWKILTDKLGNKVQLVGDDLFVTNEKILKEGIEKGIANAILIKPNQIGTVSQTMQTVRLAQRNGYRCIMSHRSGESEDSFIADFAVALNTGEIKTGATSRSERNAKYNRLLEIECETSEYLGDKI, from the coding sequence ATGCCAGTAATTAAAGATATAAAAGCAATTGAAGTTTTAGATAGTCGTGGAAATCCAACAATAAAAGCCTTTGTAACTCTATGTGATGGAAGCACTGGCTCAGCAATTGTACCAAGTGGCGCAAGCACAGGAAAAAGAGAAGCTTTAGAGCTTAGAGATGGCGGTGATGCATTTGGTGGTAAAGGCGTTTTAAAAGCAATTAAAAATGTAAATTCAATGATAGCTGAAGAGTTATGTGGTAAAGATGCTTTAAATCAAAAAGCAATTGATGATGCGCTAATTGCCCTAGATGGTACTGAAAATTTTAGTAAAATCGGTGCAAATGCAGCTTTAGGCGTATCTATGGCAGTAGCTAGAGCAGCAGCAAATTCACGCAAACTTCCACTATATAGATACCTTGGTGGAGCTAATGCTACTATTTTACCAGTTCCGATGTTTAACATCATAAATGGTGGCGCACATGCTAATAATAGCGTTGATTTTCAAGAGTTTATGATTATGCCATTTGGTTTTGATAAATTTAGCGATGCGCTTCGTGCTGCAGCTGAAATATACCAAACTCTCAAAAAACTACTAAACGATGCTGGACATAGCACTGCAGTTGGAGATGAGGGTGGATTTGCTCCAAATTTAAAAGATAATGAAGAGCCACTTGAATTAATTATGCAAGCTATAATAAAAGCTGGATATAAACCAAACGAACAGATCAAACTAGCTTTAGATGTTGCTGCTAGCGAACTTTATGATGGTAAAGTATATAAACTTGAAGGTAGAGAATTTACAAGTGAGCAAATGGTAGAAAAATACGCAGCACTATGTGAAAAATATCCTATATTCTCAATCGAAGATGGTCTAAGTGAAGATGACTGGAACGGCTGGAAAATTCTAACTGATAAGCTAGGTAACAAAGTTCAACTAGTAGGCGATGATCTATTTGTAACAAATGAAAAAATCCTAAAAGAGGGAATTGAAAAAGGAATCGCAAACGCTATACTAATCAAACCAAACCAAATAGGCACAGTAAGCCAAACAATGCAAACAGTAAGATTAGCACAAAGGAACGGATATCGCTGTATTATGAGCCATAGAAGTGGAGAAAGCGAAGATAGCTTTATTGCTGATTTTGCTGTGGCTTTAAATACTGGCGAGATTAAAACTGGCGCAACTAGTAGAAGCGAAAGAAATGCTAAATACAATCGCTTACTAGAAATCGAGTGCGAAACTAGCGAGTATCTAGGCGATAAAATTTGA
- the recA gene encoding recombinase RecA, with translation MDENKKKSLDLALKQIDKAFGKGTVLRLGDKEIESIDAISTGSIGLDIALGIGGVPKGRIIEIYGPESSGKTTLTLHLIAECQKNGGVCAFVDAEHALDVKYAKNLGIDTDNLYISQPDFGEQALDIVETLARSGAVDLIIVDSVAALTPKSEIEGDMGDQHVGLQARLMSQALRKLTGIVHKMGTTVVFINQIRMKIGAMGYGTPETTTGGNALKFYASVRLDVRKVATLKQSDEPIGNRVKVKVVKNKVAPPFKVAEFDIMFGEGISKEGEIVDYGVKLDIIDKSGAWFSYESTKLGQGRENAKAFLKENLNVADEITNKIRENMGDSIMSSGSDDENESEEE, from the coding sequence ATGGACGAAAATAAGAAAAAAAGCCTTGATTTAGCTCTGAAGCAGATAGATAAAGCTTTTGGTAAAGGTACTGTGCTTAGACTAGGAGATAAAGAGATAGAGTCTATAGATGCAATTAGTACTGGCTCAATCGGTCTTGATATTGCTCTTGGTATCGGCGGAGTGCCAAAAGGTAGAATTATAGAGATTTATGGCCCTGAAAGTAGTGGTAAAACTACTCTTACTCTTCATCTAATCGCCGAATGTCAAAAAAATGGCGGAGTTTGTGCCTTTGTCGATGCAGAACACGCACTAGATGTCAAATATGCTAAAAATCTAGGTATAGATACTGATAATCTCTATATATCTCAGCCAGATTTTGGTGAGCAAGCTCTTGATATTGTAGAGACTCTAGCTAGAAGTGGCGCAGTAGATTTAATCATAGTAGATAGTGTCGCAGCTCTTACGCCAAAAAGCGAGATAGAAGGCGATATGGGTGATCAACATGTAGGCTTACAAGCAAGACTAATGAGTCAAGCCCTAAGAAAACTAACTGGTATCGTCCATAAAATGGGAACTACGGTTGTTTTTATTAACCAAATTCGTATGAAAATCGGTGCTATGGGATATGGTACTCCAGAGACTACTACAGGTGGTAATGCACTTAAATTTTACGCTTCAGTCCGTTTAGATGTACGCAAGGTAGCTACTCTAAAACAAAGCGATGAGCCAATTGGCAATAGAGTTAAAGTCAAAGTAGTAAAAAATAAGGTAGCTCCGCCATTTAAAGTAGCTGAATTTGATATAATGTTTGGTGAGGGAATTAGCAAAGAAGGTGAAATCGTAGATTATGGTGTAAAACTAGATATAATCGATAAAAGCGGTGCGTGGTTTAGCTATGAAAGCACCAAACTAGGTCAAGGTAGAGAAAATGCTAAGGCCTTTTTAAAAGAGAATTTAAATGTTGCTGATGAGATAACAAATAAAATTCGCGAAAATATGGGCGATAGCATTATGAGTAGCGGAAGCGATGATGAAAATGAAAGCGAGGAAGAATAA
- a CDS encoding flagellin B has translation MSFRINTNIAAMNAHANSLITDRELTSSLGRLSSGLRIQTAADDASGLVIADSLKSQANSLGQAIANGNDAIGIVQTADKAMDEQIKILDTIKTKAIQAAQDGQNSDSRRALQNDISRLLEELDMIATTTSFNGQQLLNGNFSNKNFQIGAYSNETAKVSIGATNSNTIGHTRFETTLNTHVSAVSAAVGDLTVKLSGIDGYPNGYVFQAISNGVLKTDGYKAVAEMMNGVSDKTGVKVKVNNTQIMSGAITGGVLHGLEINGVMIGDVTVKANDSDAVLIGAINAKKDETGVEASVENGKLVLAAKDGRAIRIDTKSTGGFSQVAGKPTGNTAGGALYLGQLTFIRQDARDIKVGLNGMSTVASAIFSGNAAITNASDASDAYNQSSVNLKYMNSGTISAAMAKAMGFFNGGASVDGWVDQVGGVNSYGGAQAMIDVAEAARKTLDKLRADLGSVQNQLVATINNITVTQVNVKSAESQIRDVDFASESANFSKFNILAQSGSYAMSQANSVQQNILRLLQ, from the coding sequence ATGAGTTTTAGAATTAACACTAACATTGCAGCTATGAATGCACATGCTAACTCACTTATTACTGATAGAGAGCTTACTAGCTCACTTGGTCGCCTAAGTTCAGGTCTTAGAATTCAAACAGCAGCTGATGATGCATCTGGTCTTGTTATTGCTGATTCATTAAAAAGCCAAGCTAACTCTTTAGGTCAAGCAATTGCTAATGGTAATGATGCAATTGGTATTGTTCAAACTGCAGATAAAGCTATGGATGAACAGATTAAAATACTTGATACTATTAAAACTAAAGCTATCCAAGCAGCACAAGATGGTCAAAATAGTGACTCTAGAAGAGCACTTCAAAATGATATTAGCAGACTACTTGAAGAGCTAGATATGATAGCTACTACTACAAGCTTTAATGGCCAACAACTACTAAATGGAAATTTCTCAAATAAAAACTTCCAAATTGGTGCTTATAGTAATGAAACAGCTAAAGTAAGTATAGGTGCTACAAACTCAAATACTATTGGACATACTAGGTTTGAGACTACTTTAAATACTCATGTATCAGCCGTAAGTGCTGCTGTTGGTGATTTAACTGTAAAACTTAGTGGTATAGATGGATATCCTAATGGCTATGTGTTTCAAGCTATTAGCAATGGCGTGTTAAAAACAGATGGTTATAAAGCTGTAGCTGAGATGATGAACGGAGTTTCAGATAAAACTGGTGTAAAAGTTAAAGTTAATAATACTCAAATTATGTCTGGTGCTATAACTGGTGGTGTATTGCACGGTTTAGAGATAAATGGTGTAATGATAGGCGATGTAACTGTTAAAGCAAACGATAGCGACGCTGTACTAATCGGAGCAATCAACGCTAAAAAAGATGAAACTGGCGTGGAAGCTAGCGTAGAAAATGGTAAATTAGTTCTAGCAGCTAAAGATGGTAGAGCTATTAGAATTGATACAAAATCAACTGGTGGATTTAGTCAAGTTGCTGGAAAGCCAACTGGAAATACGGCCGGAGGAGCATTATATTTAGGGCAGCTTACATTTATACGCCAAGATGCTAGAGATATTAAAGTGGGTTTAAATGGTATGTCTACTGTTGCTTCAGCTATTTTTAGTGGAAATGCAGCAATAACAAATGCTTCTGATGCTTCTGATGCATATAATCAATCAAGTGTAAATCTTAAATATATGAACTCTGGCACGATTAGTGCTGCTATGGCTAAAGCTATGGGCTTCTTTAATGGTGGAGCTTCAGTTGATGGTTGGGTAGATCAAGTAGGTGGTGTAAATAGCTATGGTGGCGCTCAAGCTATGATAGATGTAGCTGAAGCAGCTAGAAAAACTCTAGATAAATTAAGAGCTGATCTAGGTTCGGTTCAAAATCAGCTTGTAGCTACTATAAACAATATTACAGTTACCCAAGTAAATGTAAAATCAGCTGAATCTCAAATAAGAGATGTAGACTTTGCTAGTGAGAGTGCAAACTTCTCTAAATTTAATATCCTAGCTCAAAGTGGTAGCTATGCTATGAGTCAAGCTAACTCAGTACAACAAAACATCTTAAGACTGCTTCAGTAA
- a CDS encoding methionyl-tRNA formyltransferase, whose protein sequence is MIIGGGSSPNKILKIGYFADGIWAHNAFKKIIQNPNMQISFICTRYGSNDKILAKFAKDYGIELLEDKDINSPKFIAKITKFNCDILVSMSFDQIFKKQLINLTPLKAINCHAGALPFYRGRNILNWALINDEKSFGITVHYIDEGIDTGDIILQKFYQISDNDDYNTLLQTAHTECANLLCQALEMMLSKDFKTTKQSSIDKYGFYCTQRKIGDEIINWDQTAREIFNLIRAITHPGPIARTTLKDKEMKISRAIYHLDAPNYKCINGAIVGLTSSGFWSSAKIKP, encoded by the coding sequence ATGATTATAGGGGGGGGTTCTAGCCCTAATAAAATACTAAAAATTGGCTACTTTGCTGATGGAATTTGGGCGCATAATGCTTTTAAAAAGATTATACAAAATCCAAATATGCAAATTAGCTTTATCTGCACTAGATATGGCTCAAATGATAAAATTCTAGCTAAATTTGCTAAAGATTATGGCATAGAACTTTTAGAAGATAAAGATATAAACTCGCCTAAATTCATCGCTAAAATTACTAAATTTAACTGCGATATATTGGTATCTATGTCTTTTGATCAGATATTTAAAAAGCAATTAATAAACCTTACTCCACTAAAGGCGATCAACTGCCACGCTGGAGCTTTGCCATTTTACCGTGGTAGAAATATTTTAAACTGGGCGTTAATAAATGATGAAAAAAGCTTTGGTATCACAGTGCATTATATAGATGAAGGCATAGATACAGGCGATATAATCTTACAAAAGTTCTACCAAATCAGCGATAACGATGACTATAATACTCTACTTCAAACAGCTCATACAGAGTGCGCTAATCTTCTATGCCAAGCATTAGAGATGATGTTATCTAAAGATTTTAAAACTACTAAACAATCAAGCATTGATAAATATGGCTTTTATTGCACTCAGCGAAAAATTGGCGATGAGATTATTAACTGGGATCAAACTGCTAGAGAAATCTTCAATCTAATACGCGCTATAACTCATCCTGGCCCAATTGCTAGAACAACACTAAAAGACAAAGAGATGAAGATATCGCGTGCTATATATCACTTAGATGCTCCAAATTATAAGTGTATAAATGGCGCTATTGTAGGGCTTACTTCAAGTGGATTTTGGTCAAGTGCAAAGATAAAGCCTTAG
- the nfo gene encoding deoxyribonuclease IV produces MKRIGAHVSASGGVANAPQNAANIKADAFALFVKNQRQWSAKPLTQKDINDFKSNLAKANIKPKHILAHNSYLINLGHPDEEARAKSFNAFLDEINRCQELGIELINFHPGSHLKQISEDKCLELIASQMNSLLERSSNIKLVIENTAGQGSNLGYKFEHLAALIAMSKDSSRVGVCIDTCHLFASGYDIRDSNSYAQTMAQFDKIVGYKYLSGMHINDSKGALGSRKDRHDSLGLGLIGKEAFKCIMNDPNIDEIPLILETIDESIWADEIQMLRNFVN; encoded by the coding sequence ATGAAAAGAATCGGAGCGCATGTCAGCGCAAGTGGTGGCGTAGCAAACGCTCCACAAAATGCCGCAAATATCAAGGCTGACGCCTTTGCTCTGTTTGTCAAAAATCAAAGACAATGGAGCGCAAAACCACTAACCCAAAAAGATATAAATGATTTTAAATCAAATTTAGCCAAAGCCAACATTAAACCTAAGCATATTTTAGCACATAATAGCTATTTAATAAATTTAGGCCATCCAGATGAGGAAGCTAGAGCTAAGAGTTTTAATGCATTTTTAGATGAGATAAATAGATGTCAAGAGCTAGGCATTGAACTTATTAACTTTCATCCAGGCTCACATCTTAAGCAAATTAGCGAAGATAAGTGTCTAGAACTCATCGCCTCACAGATGAATTCCTTACTAGAAAGATCATCTAATATTAAGCTAGTTATCGAAAATACTGCCGGTCAAGGCAGCAACTTAGGATATAAATTCGAACACCTTGCAGCTTTAATTGCTATGAGTAAAGATAGTAGCCGTGTAGGAGTCTGTATAGATACTTGCCATCTTTTTGCTAGTGGATATGATATTAGAGATAGCAATAGCTATGCTCAAACAATGGCTCAATTTGATAAAATAGTAGGATATAAATATCTTAGTGGAATGCATATTAATGATAGCAAAGGCGCACTTGGCTCACGCAAAGATCGCCACGATAGCCTAGGATTAGGACTTATTGGCAAAGAGGCTTTTAAATGCATAATGAATGATCCTAATATAGATGAGATTCCATTAATTTTAGAAACCATAGATGAGAGTATCTGGGCTGATGAAATTCAAATGCTTAGAAATTTTGTAAATTAA